Proteins found in one Salinimonas lutimaris genomic segment:
- a CDS encoding SIMPL domain-containing protein, which translates to MGKSSSLILAAGVVVGLTIFGSLLGRSLVDFKAWDRVVTVKGLSEREYMADQVIWPVQFTAADNDLSGLYKTLALQSEQIEQFLTQQGLNADEITVGKPDITDKLANQYGGNNDVTFRYSAVQTITVYSSRVDKVRSLMSKISQLLQNGIVLSTQNYNAQTEYVFTRLNDVKPAMVEEATKNARAVADKFAKDSDSTLGKIKQANQGQFSIYSRDQQHPHIKKVRVVSTIQYTLVD; encoded by the coding sequence ATGGGAAAATCATCATCATTGATTCTGGCCGCGGGAGTCGTCGTGGGCCTGACAATATTTGGTTCGTTGCTTGGCCGCTCACTGGTCGACTTCAAAGCCTGGGACCGGGTAGTGACCGTAAAAGGTTTGTCTGAGCGCGAATATATGGCCGACCAGGTTATCTGGCCGGTTCAGTTCACGGCGGCGGATAACGATCTGTCCGGGCTGTATAAAACACTGGCGTTACAAAGTGAACAAATAGAGCAGTTTTTAACTCAGCAAGGCTTGAATGCCGATGAAATCACCGTAGGCAAGCCAGATATCACTGATAAACTGGCGAATCAGTATGGCGGCAATAACGATGTGACCTTTCGCTACAGCGCGGTACAGACCATCACCGTATATTCTTCAAGGGTGGATAAAGTACGCTCGCTGATGAGTAAAATCAGTCAGTTACTGCAAAATGGTATTGTGTTGTCGACCCAGAATTATAATGCACAGACAGAGTACGTGTTCACCCGATTAAATGACGTTAAACCGGCAATGGTCGAAGAGGCCACCAAAAATGCCCGGGCGGTTGCAGATAAGTTTGCTAAAGACTCCGACAGCACACTGGGTAAAATTAAACAGGCAAACCAGGGACAGTTTTCTATTTATTCGCGGGATCAGCAACATCCGCACATTAAAAAAGTACGGGTGGTGTCCACAATTCAGTATACACTGGTGGACTAG